Proteins encoded together in one Synechococcus sp. BL107 window:
- a CDS encoding trypsin-like peptidase domain-containing protein has translation MVGVSDRTRFFVTSALVGGALASGMSVLPLLLPQPPVSARAVLPRTSFVATAVKRSGPAVVTLETSRTMQSPSLSGLPEGIRLNPLFRNFFGVVPRGAPSRPRVQRGQGSGVLFDSRGLLLTNAHVVEGAEQLTVGLSDGRRVKGRVIGTDSLTDLAVVRLEGEGLWPVAALGNSDSLNVGDWAIAVGNPYGLENTVTLGIISNLNRNVSQLGISGKRLDLIQTDAAINPGNSGGPLLNAEGEVIGINTLVRSGPGAGLGFAIPINRAKAIASELVATGKARHPVIGIGLSRVPADRPGEPAPNGAVIRSIQKMGPADQAGLQVEDVITAVDGQAVDGPAAVVSAIERRGVGETLTLQIRRAGDSKIVRLKPVDLSFFDPR, from the coding sequence ATGGTCGGGGTGTCAGATCGCACGCGCTTTTTTGTCACGTCTGCATTGGTTGGAGGTGCATTGGCGAGCGGGATGTCAGTGCTCCCGCTACTCCTGCCGCAACCTCCTGTCAGTGCCCGTGCGGTTTTACCCCGGACGTCGTTCGTGGCAACAGCGGTGAAACGCAGTGGACCTGCCGTTGTCACCTTGGAAACGTCGCGGACGATGCAAAGTCCAAGCTTGTCTGGGTTGCCGGAGGGGATCAGGCTCAATCCCTTGTTTCGCAACTTCTTTGGAGTTGTGCCTAGAGGAGCTCCATCGCGTCCACGCGTGCAGCGAGGCCAAGGCAGCGGAGTGTTATTCGATTCCCGGGGTCTGCTCCTAACGAATGCCCATGTTGTTGAGGGGGCAGAGCAGCTCACGGTTGGTTTGTCGGATGGACGTCGTGTGAAGGGACGGGTGATTGGCACAGACAGCCTGACTGACTTGGCGGTTGTGCGTTTGGAAGGAGAGGGGTTGTGGCCGGTCGCGGCTCTCGGAAATTCAGACAGCCTCAATGTTGGCGATTGGGCGATTGCCGTAGGGAATCCCTATGGATTGGAAAACACCGTGACGCTCGGCATCATCAGCAACCTGAATCGAAATGTTTCTCAGCTTGGGATCTCAGGCAAGCGTCTTGATCTGATCCAAACGGATGCTGCGATTAATCCTGGTAACTCTGGAGGACCGCTGCTCAATGCTGAGGGCGAGGTGATTGGCATTAATACCCTGGTGCGTTCCGGGCCTGGCGCCGGCTTGGGGTTTGCGATCCCGATCAATCGTGCCAAGGCCATTGCCTCGGAATTGGTGGCCACGGGCAAGGCGCGCCACCCCGTAATTGGGATTGGTTTATCGCGGGTCCCTGCAGATCGTCCAGGCGAACCAGCACCGAATGGTGCCGTGATTCGGTCGATTCAAAAGATGGGGCCAGCTGACCAGGCAGGGCTTCAGGTGGAGGATGTCATCACCGCCGTTGACGGACAAGCCGTTGATGGACCAGCCGCAGTTGTCAGTGCGATTGAGCGCCGTGGGGTGGGAGAAACTTTGACCCTTCAAATCCGTCGAGCAGGCGATTCGAAGATTGTTCGACTCAAGCCTGTTGATCTGTCGTTCTTCGATCCGAGATGA
- a CDS encoding DUF2973 domain-containing protein, whose translation MLSALFPLLYGTVLVALLWQAFRVMGKGFRAASGPISEPNDRTGRITVHPELLDSDGRVTNEDLLTVRFSGNDDGETETHGHGTE comes from the coding sequence ATGCTCAGCGCTCTGTTTCCACTGCTGTACGGGACAGTTTTGGTAGCCCTGCTTTGGCAAGCCTTTCGCGTGATGGGCAAGGGATTCCGAGCTGCCAGCGGCCCGATTAGTGAACCCAACGACCGCACGGGACGCATCACGGTGCATCCCGAACTGTTGGACAGCGATGGGCGGGTTACCAACGAAGACCTACTGACCGTGCGCTTTAGCGGCAACGATGACGGGGAAACCGAGACCCATGGGCACGGCACTGAATAA